ttcgtaggaataaaatagttctcccgctattttatttaggtttctaatcgacttaccataaacgattagtggcggctccaaaattaaaatacattgcatgttaattaattaaacctcaagttgcgatttggtatggacttaggagagtccgagttaggttagtcaaataattaacctaataatccattagcctggaaattttctgaatttttaggtcgcaataATGTCAAcagtgacacatttacctcaaattttttttttttataccaaaaaccccaaaattttactcatgtgacacatttaccctataCTTTTTCTTGCgacatcgaaaaccctaaacttatactcgtgtgacatatttacctcaaaatatttttttgtgacatcaaaaatcttaaatttatatcaatatgacacatttacctcaaattttgggataaatgtgtcacatgcctataagtttggagtttttagtgtcacaataaaaagtttggggtaaatatgtcacacgagcacaagtttgggataaatatgtcacatgcatacaagtttaggattttttgtgtcacaaagaaaagttttgggtaaatgtgtcacagcgagcatagttcggggtttttggtggctttttcccttttttttttatcatcctaACCAACATAATTATCTTTacttctattttctctcttaaattatcaatttcacaatTGTAAATGTCAAATTAAACCCAATTAAATATCATCTTTTcatgcatcatgttatcactttgcctaaaaaaaaggttgtcatttttaatttatattctcacatttttaattacaaaagttatataaaatgttataaatttctagttataacaGCTTATGAATACACGATTAAGTGCCTATTatttatgaaatagtttgagggaaactttatttcaaagttgaaaaattataattcaatctaattatctaatagaTTTTGACcttgtggatgattttttggaataaatgtgtgggtttctaaagttaaacatcactaattctcattttaatatgaattgcaagatggggttgaaaatttatttacacattttgcactttcaaactcacataagattttgtttgggaaggctttaagcatattttaaagttttgaacCACTtactatgagattgaatttataaCCAATATTAGTTACTTTCTTTAAAGCAAGATTTGAACAATAAGAAGTTTcatgatttttcctttatgcGTTTATCCTTTGTTATTATTTAGATATGGTTTAACTATAAATATATTTgacatttgatcatgcttttaaCAAACTAACCTTTcatattttgaccaatttttttttccattttttaatcaAGATCGGCTAAataattgaatttaattttgattttcggctttgaaatatagtttcactCATACTATTAAGAAGAAAAGCACTTAATTGTGTTTCATAAGCTATCATAAATAGAGATTTCTTGTGAATGAAAATATAAGAccattaattaaaattgacaatATTCTCTAGTCAAAATGATAATAATGTATGATAAACTAATATTTGGGTGTAATTGAAcatttgtattgtgaaattaatgaAAGATAATAGAAATAAAGACATTTTTGTGGATTAggatgataaataaataaaaaagaaccaataaattgaagagagagagagagacataagGGTATTTCGGTGAGTTAGCTCAAAGAAAAGAGCGTCTTAGCTAAAATGGAGATGGAAATAGCGCCACCCATTCTTAAAAGCTCCAGAACCCTTTATGATGGGATAAAGAATCAGGTAGATAGAGACATGGAGCCCCGCcatcaagagagagaaatttacattttgaattCATATTGCCTCATTTTTGTTGATTCATATTATTTTACATGCTCAAAATATTGTACGTACTTatattatgattttttgaacCTACAAGATAAGATGCGAAATCACTTACTCTAGGTGATAATTTGATTTGGGCAAAAGTTCACAAAGATAGCATTTAAAATAATAGAACTAATGCAATGTTGGACTCAGGCGGCGGTATGGGCATTTTTCTAGTTACCGTAATAGAAGGGTTATTCATTAAGTAGTATTGGGTTGGATAAGATTTGGAACGTTGCAATTATTCACAATGTGAGCAAGAtcgaggaaaaattgtccagaaagtcctaaacttattatacgacagtcaaattagtcataaaccttttaattacatcaatttagtcataaatcttttgtagattcgtcaatttagtcttaaacacttcaattatgtcaatttagtcttaaatattttgacgatttagcaatttagttataaaccttttgacaatcgATCAATGTAGACCTTTTAATCAACTACCCAAAAGGATCAACCCCTGAGAGCTGTGCCAACGATGGTGTAGGTAGTGAGTAATGGTCCAAAAGAAGTTTCTCAAAGAATTTTTTCCTTCACGTGTGGGAAGTGCAGTTGTCCAACTACTACGTCACGCTAAGCCATAGTCTCTTTGGCTTAAAAACATATGGTGGGTGGTCTGGAGAAGATACATTATACCAAACCTAATCACGTGGCGTGGGATTCGGCATTAGCTATGGATGAAGTATGTTTTGACTGTTTGGTATGATCTGTTTAACGGACTTCGGAAACTCGCGAAATTGAATCGGTGATACCATACATCTCTAAATTACATTTCATGTGTAATATAAGAGTAATTATTAGTAATTACATTGCTAATTTTCTATAACATAATATGCTATTATTCAAGCAATGCATTTCATAATATGCTTATAGAATAAAAAGGCCACGAACTTCCTCGAGtgtgagagtgagagagagagagagagagggggggatggATCTTTTGGTGTTGATACTGTGTGCTTACCTCGCTTGGGGTCTAGTCCAAGCTCTTCGTTTCATCACCAGGAAGACCAAACCAAGTCCCTCCAATCTCCCGCCCGGCCCGCCGCCTCTCCCGGTGATCGGTAACCTCCTCGAGCTGGGAAACCTCCCTCACCAGTCTCTCGCCAAGATCGCCCGCACTTACGGTCCCATCATTAAGCTCCAGCTAGGAGCCATAACCACCGTAGTCATCTCGTCGCCCGCATTATCCAAAGAAATCCTCCAGACTCATGACATTTTGTTCGCCAACCGCACGATTCCCGACGCCGTCAATGCCTTCAATCAAGGCCAGCACAGCTTGCCCTGGGTCCCCGTCTCGCCTCTATGGCGGAACCTGAGGAGGATATTCAATCTACACCTTTTCTCCAACATGAAGCTCGACTCCACTCAACACTTGCGCCGCAAGAAAGTTCAAGACCTCCTAGCCCATGTAGAGAGAAGCGCCCGCGCCGGCGATGAGGTGGAAATCGGCGAAGCGGCTTTCATGACGTCCATAAACTTTTTGGCTGACACCATGTTCTCTTTGGATTTGGTGGACCGTTCTTCGGGTTCGGCGAAAGAGTTCAAGGAGACAGTCTGGCAAATCTTGGTCGAGGCTGGGAAGCCCAACGTGGTGGATTTCTTCCCGGTGCTTAGGAAGATCGACCCGCAAGGCACGAGGCGTCGAATGACAAGGTACTTCAGGACGATGTTCGATTTGTTCGATCGATTGATTGAGGGACGGCTGCGGCGGAGGGAAACGCTGGGTTCGCCGAGGATGAACGATGTGCTGGATACACTTCTTGACATATGTGAAGATAAGGAGGAGGACATGGACATGTCCCAACTCAAGCCCTTGTTACTGGTAGGTGTGCACATGTTGTTTGTCATTGTTGACTGTTTGCTTGGCTCAATATGTAATCAGAATGCATGCTTGAGATTCAGATAATTTGAACCGCCGTTCATTTCACGAAATGCAGGATGTGTTCGTCGCCGGAGCCGATACCACGTCCAGCTCAGTGGAATGGGCGATGGCCGAGCTACTCCACAGTCCCGAGAAGCTATCGAAAGCCCAGGCCGAGCTCCATCGAGTCATCGGCAAAGGCAACCTCGTCAACGAATCTGACGTCGCCCGCTTACCGTACTTACAAGCCACCGTCAAAGAGACTTTCCGAATGCACCCGGCGGTGCCGCTCCTTCTCCCCCGAAAATGCGGGGCGGATTTGGAGGTGGGCGGCTACACGGTCCCCGAGGGCGCGCAGGTCTTTGTCAACGTGTGGGCCATAGGGCGAGACCCGACCTTATGGGAGGATCCGGATGTGTTCTCGCCGGAGAGATTTCTAGGGTCCGAAATGGATGTGAAGGGGCATAACTTTGAGCTAACGCCGTTCGGTGGAGGCAGGCGCATATGTATAGGCTTGCCTTTGGCCTTGAGGATGTTGCACATGATGTTGGGCTCGCTCCTTAATTGCTTCGATTGGAGGCTTGCGGATGGGGTTATGCCGGAAGATATGAACATGGAGGAAAAGTTTGGCATCACCTTAGCCAAGGCTCAACCTTTGAAAGCGGTGCCAGTGTCGGTGTGAGTTATGCACCGGGTCATGAGCCGATGAACCATTCATGACTCTGTGATTCTCGGTAATAACTTATCGTTTGAAATTATGATTTCATCCTTCTTATAATTATAGTAATCGATGATCTGATGTAGTTATATCGGATCTTCCTggtgaaaaatcaagttttaatTGGATTGTCCAAATGGAATAGCTTTCACATCGAATGGATCTAATTTATCTCTCGCCTCGAAGAGAGACagataaattttgattttattttgatcaatttggtcctcaaaatatttcaatttcaacttctattgttaatcaattcttcttcttcttcttctttgtcttttttagAAATTGGCACTTATTTTGAAAAGTCCTCGAAAAAGGTTTGACGTTATTATAATATAACCCTAACATAGTTTTGCTGTAGTTCTAAATTTTGTGCATATCAATGATTCTTGAAATGTAACATCATatccgaccaaaaacaaaacgaaaTGTTACGTTATTaattgactaacgaaaaatacaaaataatttcaaaattggagtACTTTTATTCGGGTATAATGTGAAATGCGTGCTTTCGACATATAAATATATGTTGATTCGCTCGTAAAAGGACGAGTATATTTTCGTAAAATTAGAAACATATGGGAGGGAGACGGAATTTCATTAAGAATGGCATTTCTACGTTAATTATGCACGTAGATACGAGTATTTTACTAACAGAGATCATTGCCATAACGACAGGTGTCCTGTGCTCCTGATAGACACAATCATCACCTATTTGAAGCTGGTTATAACTAAATCCAGTCGTCAAGATATAAACATCCAAAACGACTAAATCCAATTGTACGAGATTTGCTTAAATCGGGACCGTGCGAGGACGTATGTACTTGTTTCTCCTTAAGCAAGGCATTACGGAGACCGCTCGAGCTCCTAGCCTCACCCGCCCCACCCGTTTGCCACCCGAGGCAGGTTGTCGGACCGCCATCTTCCGGAGTCGGCGGAGATTGGGGCGGTGGACAATGGATGAGAACCGAGAAGCCCACGGGCCCATTGTCACGTCAGATGGGCCAATTCCACGGAACTGCTAGAAACTCACGAGGCAACCTAGAGAGGCTGAAATTCTTCCATGATGAGCGTGATTGGACggcatttgaaaaaattggtaGCGGGAAATACTCGATGGAGTCAAATCGATGGCACACTCAACACAGCTCTCCAAATGGACCCTCTAAGATCTTTAGAGAACATTAATATGTAAGGAAGCCCCTTATAAATTAACGATTTAATGAGGCTAATTTCACATCTCATACTTATTTTAGGAAATGTATTTGAATGACTGTCGAATGAATTTGCTACATCCCGCTTTCATGGCCAAATGGAAAAATGTCGGAGCTCGGTGTCCTttttccttatgatccttgccGGCTTTGTAATGGGTATTGTCAGCCCATTTCACTTGGTTTTGAGCTAATCAAGTCGACTTATTCAATATttactggcaaaaaaaaaatcacgttttAACTTTTCCGCGCCCATCACTACCTAACTATAAACATACACAATTCGTTGAAGTAAGTTCAATGCTGTCATAGTCGTTAACACATATTGACGCATTAAGTGGGTGTGCGTCATTTTCGATTGGGGGTAAATTGAACGACACAAATGAAAGTCATATGAcgtcaaaataaaatatttgagTCTAAATCTTTCTAACCCCTCATTTGATTATCTAGTTATATAAAATTCGGCTTACATATGAGAAGAggcgttagaatatttaaatatcaaatcatgCATTCGCTTGAAATTTAAGTTTTTATAACAGTTAGATTTTAATTAAAATGTcaataacagcaacaacaacaacaaaaaattggaGGGCAAAAACTTAGCAAAAGCACAAAgcgtaaagggaaaaaaaattggaaaaaaaaaagggagaaagaaagagtATCCAATACCGACACTCTGACTCGACCATGGACACCATAAAGCCCGCTTCACGAGGAATCTAATGATGTCTTGTTCTCAGCCATTGACAACTCTCCCAATCCAACGCTCCACGCTCCATCTCCTCCCCAAATCTGAACCTCCGCCGTCCGATCAAATCCCACGCCTCCTCCTCATTCCTTCGCCATCACATCTCAAATCGCTATTCGGCCCactccctcgctctctctctagatctcaGAAGACCAAAAGGCCATtaactctctgtctctctctctctctctctttctgcgcCGAAAGAGAGAGACTTGGGGGAGGAATTTTTACTCCGTGACTTACGGTTTCGCCCATCTAGCGGCCATGGTCGAAGCCCAGACATGGACGACCCGCCGGATGAGCAACCCGAGGCTGgaccccgccgccgccgccgaccaggTGCTCGACATCCCGGCGACCCCTCCCGGCGAGGCCCGCAACGCCGCCGCGGGATCCCACCTCTCCCCCAGCATCCTGACGGCCCTGATCATCGGCTCCTGGTACCTGTCCAACATCGGCGTCCTCCTCCTCAACAAGTACCTCCTTAGCTTCTACGGCTATCGGTACCCCATTTTCTTGACGATGCTCCACATGATTTCTTGCTCCGTTTATAGCTACTTCGCCATTAGTTTCCTCGAAATTGTCCCTCTCCAACACATTCTCTCGCGGAAGCAGTTCTTCAAGATCTTTGCTCTGAGTGCCATTTTTTGCTTCTCAGTTGTTTGTGGAAATACCTCACTGAGGTACATTCCTGTTTCGTTCAATCAGGCCATTGGGGCGACCACGCCGTTCTTCACCGCGATCTTTGCTTTCTTGATTACTTGCAAGAAAGAGACCGGGGAGGTTTATCTCGCTCTCTTGCCTGTGGTCTTTGGGATTGTTCTGGCCAGCAATAGTGAGCCCTTGTTCCATATGTTTGGCTTCTTGGTCTGTGTTGGTTCCACTGCCGGGAGGGCTTTGAAGTCAGTGGTTCAAGGGATTTTGCTGACTTCTGAAGCTGAGAAGCTTCACTCCATGAACTTGCTACTATACATGGCACCGATGGCCGCTATGATTCTGTTGCCCTTTACTCTCTACATCGAGGGCAATGTGGCGGCGGTCACAGTCGAGAAGGCACGGGGCGATCCATTCATTGTGTTCCTGTTGGTGGGAAACGCAACGGTGGCATATTTGGTGAACTTGACGAATTTCATGGTGACGAAGCACACCAGCGCGCTCACATTGCAGGTGCTTGGGAATGCCAAGGCGGCTGTGGCGGCTGTCGTGTCGGTTTTGATATTTAGGAACCCCGTGACAGTGATGGGGATGACAGGGTTTGCCGTCACAATCATGGGCGTGTTGCTCTACCATGAGGCGAAGAAGAGATCAAAGGTCATGAATCGCTGACAGAGTTAATAAGGTGATCGAGAACACAGTGCAGctcttttatttcctttgtaTTCTATGATGGCATTGGAATTCATCAATTCTTATTGATGCTTTAGTTGATTGGAGGGGAATATGATTTGAGGAAGGAAGCTAATGAGATTGAATTGTATAGGACGGGGATAGACGGAAAGAGATCTGAGGAGATCTGATTTCTTGAGTCCTCTTTTCTTGCCTTTAATTGTTCTTGAGGGGGtagaataagagaataaagTTCTCTCTTTTACTCTACCCTGCAATGTTATagctttttgtgaattttttgttgtgaCTCCGCAAACATCATTGGCGACGCATTATGTGGGAAGAAAAGTCTTCCCCAGTTCATGTtgttttttggatttcttaCAAAATTTGTCTCTGCTGACACTTCTTAGTCCTGTTCTCTCAGAGTATACATGAATCCTTCTGACACTTATGAGCCATGTAGTTGGTTGTGAATGTCTTTTATCATTTGCTTTCTGTTTCCTCTTGAATTTCCAGTACTCAGAACTTCCGGATAGTCCGGTGGGACGGAAAACAACCTGCTGTTCTCTAGTTGCTTTGTGTTTGATGTGAGAAGATTATGTTTAGATTTCATTGGCTCGATCTTTGTTCTATCAGATGGCCATATTTTCTAACAATAGTTGGTTTTCGTTTGATGATATGCAAGATTTCATTAAGAAGGGTAGGCATTTTCCTAACAATGACTCGTGAAATTTCTACATTAGAAGTTTAAATTAGTGAATTTTGGCTTCACCCATTTGTGTTAGTTTTGGCAAGCATGTAGGTCATTGCTATTGACGGTAGAATGTGTATTCTGGTTTCCTGAATCATCAGGTTCCATTCTGTTTTAGCTAATTGATTTTACAAAGATTAAGGTCAATCATTTTCCGGTCCGCTGCTTCATCCAAGTTTGTGAGGAAAGCTTCTGGCCTGATTTACACCAGTTCAAGTAAGGATCCCTGGCTCCTCTTCAGATTTGTCATTGGACCATCCAATTGTACAAATAATGGCAGAATTCTTCTGAAGCTTTTAAATGGTATGCGTATGCGTGAGTTGATGATCATCTTGGTTGTAAATGAACCACTTTGAATGTGCCGATGAGTCAAGACATCTTTATCTCATCCAATTCCACGTTTCTTTGCCAAGTTGTTTGAATCTGTAGAGGTAAACTGTCAGGCTCATTTACCCAATGACTGAGttattttctgaatttctaTTTGTGCCACTTAGCCTCTTGCTCAATTTCATTTTAACAAAATGGAAATTTGCTGGCTTAGGTGGAAAGAAGATCTGGTCTTTAATTCATTATAAGGAATTCCAATCTTTCCAGTCTGTCGTGACTCATGACCAGCCAGTAGTTGAAGTTGTCACGACAGAGACCGGCGACTCCTCATTCACCAGAATccttgtccctcaacttgttcAAAAAGTAttgtgggaaagaaaaaaacgaaTAATCAAAACCCAAAAGAACTAAAGATAAGTATGTTCTTCCATCTGATATGGACTTGGCAAGTGGCGATCTGGACTGGTTAATCTATCGGCAACTACCACCTAAAGAGCTCCCTACACGTAGATGTGGGGACGCCATTTGGAGAACTAAGGAGACACTTCTGCCTAACTTTTAAGCAAATCTCCCCCGAGAATGTTGGCTAGGTGTCCTGTTGTCGGTCGCAGCAAAATGTATGTCCATTAGCCCGGGATCTGCATTTAATTAACGACTTCAAGTCTCGTTATGAGTCTCTTTTGGGCTTGATTGATGTTAGTTTAATCATGATAGGTTATGGGGTCAGTGTCTACGAGAAGGGACAGAGCTACTCCTCGAGATGTCTTCGTTCGTAACAAATTTGTCTGGAGGGTGAACGTCCTACCTTAGAAACTTTGATTCAATTCTCGAGTTGTTAAAGGAAGCCAGCGATTGCATTTAATCTATCTCCCTTTATGTTCTTTGGTTTGCAATGAAGGGAAGGATAACTCGATTGAAGAACTCATGACACCAATCCTTGTCGGAACTATCAACACGAGCAATCGCAATGAA
The sequence above is drawn from the Rhodamnia argentea isolate NSW1041297 chromosome 9, ASM2092103v1, whole genome shotgun sequence genome and encodes:
- the LOC115737118 gene encoding geraniol 8-hydroxylase-like; the protein is MDLLVLILCAYLAWGLVQALRFITRKTKPSPSNLPPGPPPLPVIGNLLELGNLPHQSLAKIARTYGPIIKLQLGAITTVVISSPALSKEILQTHDILFANRTIPDAVNAFNQGQHSLPWVPVSPLWRNLRRIFNLHLFSNMKLDSTQHLRRKKVQDLLAHVERSARAGDEVEIGEAAFMTSINFLADTMFSLDLVDRSSGSAKEFKETVWQILVEAGKPNVVDFFPVLRKIDPQGTRRRMTRYFRTMFDLFDRLIEGRLRRRETLGSPRMNDVLDTLLDICEDKEEDMDMSQLKPLLLDVFVAGADTTSSSVEWAMAELLHSPEKLSKAQAELHRVIGKGNLVNESDVARLPYLQATVKETFRMHPAVPLLLPRKCGADLEVGGYTVPEGAQVFVNVWAIGRDPTLWEDPDVFSPERFLGSEMDVKGHNFELTPFGGGRRICIGLPLALRMLHMMLGSLLNCFDWRLADGVMPEDMNMEEKFGITLAKAQPLKAVPVSV
- the LOC115737014 gene encoding probable sugar phosphate/phosphate translocator At1g12500; this translates as MVEAQTWTTRRMSNPRLDPAAAADQVLDIPATPPGEARNAAAGSHLSPSILTALIIGSWYLSNIGVLLLNKYLLSFYGYRYPIFLTMLHMISCSVYSYFAISFLEIVPLQHILSRKQFFKIFALSAIFCFSVVCGNTSLRYIPVSFNQAIGATTPFFTAIFAFLITCKKETGEVYLALLPVVFGIVLASNSEPLFHMFGFLVCVGSTAGRALKSVVQGILLTSEAEKLHSMNLLLYMAPMAAMILLPFTLYIEGNVAAVTVEKARGDPFIVFLLVGNATVAYLVNLTNFMVTKHTSALTLQVLGNAKAAVAAVVSVLIFRNPVTVMGMTGFAVTIMGVLLYHEAKKRSKVMNR